Proteins encoded in a region of the Zea mays cultivar B73 chromosome 2, Zm-B73-REFERENCE-NAM-5.0, whole genome shotgun sequence genome:
- the LOC103647908 gene encoding uncharacterized protein LOC103647908 → MVQQQQQHRIYILQFRKGGPEQEVSCKVSQPKGGGRRPVMYYYQDHGSGGGKNGKKVQPRALGLRRFLGMLFLSFLCVGTLFVAPVSFLSFVHSDEGGSAAAAAAAAATAAVRGGVSEPCSAVGNDSLCCDRTSERADICFAKGDVRMHSASASFQLVSAGNSSAAAEEEERIRPYTRKWEANVMATIDEVRLRRVLPGDAARCDVRHDAPAVLFSTGGYTGNVYHEFNDGILPLFVTAHHLRRRVVLVILEYHDWWMTKYGDVVSQLSAFPPIDFAADRRVHCFPELIAGLRIHGELTVDPARTPEGKSIGDFRRLLDDAYRGRIGFLERLERRAARKRLRQRRHRRGGGGGAPPAPGGPREDRPRLVIVSRTGSRVIENEADVAALAADVGFDVRVIRPERTTELCKIYRELNGSDAMVGVHGAAMTHFLFMRPGKVFIQVVPLGTHWAAGAYYGEPAARMGLRYVGYRILPEESSLSREYPTGDPVLTDPAGVAQRGWDVTKKVYLDRQNVRLDLARFREELVRAHRYLAGGGRERPSDVVGRV, encoded by the coding sequence ATggtgcagcagcagcaacagcacagAATCTACATCTTGCAGTTCAGGAAGGGCGGGCCGGAGCAGGAGGTGTCATGCAAGGTGTCGCAGCCCaagggcggcggccggcggccggTCATGTACTACTACCAGGAccacggcagcggcggcggcaagaACGGCAAGAAGGTGCAACCTAGGGCGCTGGGCCTGCGGCGTTTCTTGGGCATGCTCTTCCTCTCCTTCCTCTGCGTGGGGACGCTGTTCGTGGCGCCCGTGTCCTTCCTCTCCTTCGTGCATAGCGACGAAGGCGGctcggcggcagcggcagcggcagcggcggcgaccGCCGCCGTGCGTGGCGGGGTGTCCGAGCCGTGCTCGGCCGTGGGGAACGACAGCCTCTGCTGCGACCGCACGTCGGAGCGCGCGGACATCTGCTTCGCGAAGGGGGACGTGCGCATGCACTCGGCGAGCGCGTCGTTCCAGCTCGTGTCCGCCGGCAACagctcggcggcggcggaggaggaggagcgGATACGTCCGTACACGCGCAAGTGGGAGGCGAACGTGATGGCGACGATCGACGAGGTGCGCCTGCGCCGCGTGCTCCCCGGCGACGCCGCGCGGTGCGACGTGCGGCACGACGCGCCGGCCGTGCTCTTCTCCACCGGCGGGTACACGGGCAACGTGTACCACGAGTTCAACGACGGGATCCTGCCGCTGTTCGTGACGGCGCACCACCTCCGGCGGCGCGTGGTGCTGGTGATCCTCGAGTACCACGACTGGTGGATGACCAAGTACGGCGACGTGGTGTCGCAGCTGTCGGCGTTCCCGCCGATCGACTTCGCCGCCGACCGCCGCGTGCACTGCTTCCCCGAGTTGATCGCCGGCCTGCGCATCCACGGCGAGCTGACCGTGGACCCGGCGAGGACGCCCGAGGGGAAGAGCATCGGCGACTTCCGCAGGCTCCTGGACGACGCGTACCGCGGCCGCATCGGATTCCTGGAGCGCCTGGAGCGGCGCGCGGCTCGCAAGCGCCTGCGCcagcgccgccaccgccgcggcggcggcggcggcgcgcctcCAGCTCCAGGAGGTCCTCGCGAGGACCGTCCCAGGCTGGTGATCGTGTCGCGGACGGGGTCCCGCGTGATCGAGAACGAGGCGGACGTGGCGGCGCTGGCCGCGGACGTCGGGTTCGACGTGCGCGTGATCCGGCCCGAGCGCACGACGGAGCTGTGCAAGATATACCGGGAGCTGAACGGCAGCGACGCCATGGTCGGCGTGCACGGCGCCGCCATGACGCACTTCCTGTTCATGCGGCCGGGGAAGGTGTTCATCCAGGTGGTGCCCCTGGGCACGCACTGGGCGGCCGGCGCCTACTACGGCGAGCCCGCGGCGCGGATGGGGCTGCGCTACGTCGGGTACAGGATCCTCCCCGAGGAGAGCTCGCTGTCCCGCGAGTACCCCACCGGCGACCCCGTGCTGACGGACCCCGCCGGCGTGGCGCAGCGCGGCTGGGACGTGACCAAGAAGGTGTACCTGGACCGGCAGAACGTGCGGCTGGACCTGGCGCGCTTCCGGGAGGAGCTCGTCAGGGCGCACCGGTACCTGGCCGGCGGCGGCCGAGAGCGCCCGAGTGATGTCGTCGGACGGGTTTGA